A single region of the Drosophila miranda strain MSH22 chromosome 2, D.miranda_PacBio2.1, whole genome shotgun sequence genome encodes:
- the LOC108157838 gene encoding dromyosuppressin, which translates to MSFAQFFVACCLAIVLAAVANTQAATQGPPLCQAGIVQEMPQHIQKVCMALENSDQLTSALKSYINNEASALVANSDDLLKNYNKRTDVDHVFLRFGKRR; encoded by the exons ATGTCCTTCGCACAGTTCTTCGTCGCCTGCTGCCTGGCCATTGTCCTGGCGGCCGTGGCCAACACCCAAGCAGCCACCCAGGGCCCGCCCCTGTGCCAGGCTGGTATTGTGCAGGAGATGCCCCAGCACATCCAGAAGGTGTGCATGGCTCTGGAGAACTCGGACCAGCTGACGTCGGCCCTCAAGTCCTACATAAACAACGAGGCCTCGG CTCTGGTGGCGAACTCAGACGATCTGCTGAAGAACTACAATAAACGTACGGATGTCGATCACGTGTTCCTGCGTTTTGGCAAGCGTCGTTAG